One window from the genome of Streptococcus parasanguinis encodes:
- a CDS encoding DNA-3-methyladenine glycosylase I, which yields MPKRCGWVKMTNPLYIAYHDEEWGRPLHDDQALFELLCMETYQAGLSWETVLNKRQAFREAFHGYHLQAVAEMSDEELEALLDNPAIIRNRAKIFATRATAQAFLQVQAAFGSFDAYLWSFVDGKTIVNDVPDYRQAPAKTALSEKLAKDLKKRGFKFTGPVAVLSYLQAAGLVNDHENDCEWKNGG from the coding sequence ATGCCAAAACGCTGTGGATGGGTTAAAATGACTAATCCTCTGTACATTGCTTATCATGATGAGGAGTGGGGGCGTCCCCTCCATGATGACCAGGCGCTTTTTGAGTTACTCTGTATGGAGACGTATCAGGCGGGCCTTTCTTGGGAGACGGTGCTCAATAAACGACAGGCTTTCCGAGAGGCTTTTCATGGTTACCACCTTCAAGCTGTTGCAGAGATGTCGGATGAGGAGTTGGAAGCTTTGTTAGACAATCCAGCCATCATCCGAAATCGTGCTAAGATCTTTGCGACACGGGCCACCGCCCAGGCCTTTTTACAAGTCCAGGCAGCATTCGGTTCTTTTGATGCCTATCTCTGGTCTTTTGTCGATGGGAAAACCATCGTCAATGATGTTCCAGATTACCGACAGGCTCCAGCGAAGACAGCTCTTTCTGAGAAGCTAGCCAAGGACCTCAAAAAGCGTGGTTTTAAGTTTACAGGTCCCGTTGCGGTCCTGTCCTATCTACAAGCTGCAGGCCTGGTTAATGATCATGAGAATGATTGTGAATGGAAAAACGGTGGTTAG
- a CDS encoding S66 family peptidase translates to MTSTIGIISLSSGTMGEDFVKHEVDLGIQRLKDLGLNPIFLPHSLKGLDFIKEHPEDRAEDLIQAFSDDSIDMILCAIGGNDTYRLLPHLFENDQLQKVIKQKIFLGFSDTTMNHLMLHKLGIKTFYGQSFLADICELDKEMLPYSCHYFKELIETGKISEIRPSNVWYEERTDFSPKALGTPRVSHANTGFDLLQGNAQFEGEILGGCLESLYDIFDNSLHADSTDLCQKYKLFPDLSDWEGKILLLETSQEKPEPDDFKKMLRTLKDTGIFAVISGLLVGKPMDETFYDDYKEALLDIIDSNIPIVYNLNVGHATPRAIVPFGVHAHVDVTEQVIRFDYNK, encoded by the coding sequence ATGACTTCTACTATTGGTATTATAAGTTTATCTAGTGGGACTATGGGTGAAGACTTTGTCAAGCACGAAGTGGACTTGGGTATTCAACGTCTCAAGGACCTCGGACTCAATCCTATCTTTCTACCTCATTCGCTAAAAGGCTTAGATTTTATCAAAGAACATCCTGAAGATCGTGCAGAGGATTTGATTCAGGCCTTTTCTGATGATAGCATCGACATGATCTTATGCGCCATCGGTGGAAACGATACCTATCGTTTATTGCCCCATCTTTTTGAAAATGACCAGCTACAAAAGGTTATCAAGCAAAAAATTTTTCTTGGCTTCTCGGATACGACCATGAACCATCTCATGTTGCATAAACTAGGAATCAAGACTTTTTATGGTCAATCCTTCTTAGCAGACATTTGTGAGTTAGACAAAGAAATGTTGCCATATAGCTGCCACTACTTTAAAGAATTGATTGAGACTGGAAAAATCTCAGAAATTCGCCCTAGTAACGTTTGGTACGAGGAACGGACTGATTTTAGTCCCAAAGCCTTGGGAACACCTCGTGTCAGCCATGCAAATACTGGTTTTGACTTGTTACAAGGCAATGCTCAGTTTGAGGGAGAAATCCTCGGTGGTTGTCTTGAGTCTCTCTATGATATTTTTGACAACTCTCTACACGCAGATAGCACGGACCTCTGCCAAAAATACAAACTTTTCCCTGACTTGTCAGATTGGGAAGGAAAAATCCTCTTGCTAGAAACCAGCCAAGAAAAGCCTGAACCTGACGACTTCAAAAAGATGTTGCGGACTTTAAAGGACACGGGCATATTCGCGGTCATCAGTGGGCTCTTGGTCGGAAAACCTATGGATGAAACTTTCTATGACGACTATAAAGAGGCACTATTGGATATCATTGATAGCAATATCCCGATTGTCTATAATCTGAATGTCGGACACGCAACTCCAAGAGCAATTGTCCCATTCGGAGTCCATGCACATGTAGATGTAACGGAGCAAGTCATTCGCTTTGACTATAACAAATAA
- a CDS encoding competence/damage-inducible protein A, with product MKAEIIAVGTEILTGQIVNTNAQFLSEKLASLGIDVYYHVAVGDNEGRLFSTIETASKRSDLVILCGGLGPTEDDLTKQTLAKFLVKELVFDPTALAKLDTFFASRPDYVRTPNNERQAQMIAGSIPLQNRTGLAVGGLIEVDGVTYVVLPGPPSELKPMVNEQLVPHLTTGEELFSRVLRFFGIGESQLVTILADIIEEQSDPTVAPYAKTGEVTLRLSTKAKDQASADAMLDVLEKEILSRHTLDHQPLQELFYGYGDDNSMAKVAFDLLKQAGKTITAAESLTAGLFQATLADFSGASSIFAGGFVTYSLEEKSKMLSIPAQELEKHGVVSHFTAQAMASQARKLTGSDYGVSLTGVAGPDSLEGHPAGTVFIGLATPNGVDSVQVNIAGRSRADVREIAVLHAFNLVRLAVLNGENLV from the coding sequence ATGAAGGCGGAAATTATTGCAGTTGGAACAGAAATTCTAACAGGACAAATTGTGAACACCAATGCTCAATTCTTGTCTGAAAAATTGGCTAGTTTAGGAATTGATGTCTATTATCATGTGGCGGTAGGAGACAATGAAGGTCGTCTCTTCTCGACCATTGAGACAGCTTCAAAACGCAGTGATTTGGTGATTTTATGTGGTGGACTTGGGCCAACAGAGGATGATTTGACCAAGCAAACCCTTGCTAAGTTTTTAGTGAAAGAACTGGTTTTTGATCCAACAGCGCTTGCCAAACTCGACACCTTCTTTGCCAGTCGCCCTGATTATGTCCGGACGCCCAATAATGAGCGACAAGCACAAATGATCGCTGGTTCAATCCCCCTTCAAAACCGTACAGGTCTCGCGGTTGGAGGTTTGATTGAAGTCGACGGTGTGACCTATGTCGTGCTACCTGGACCACCAAGTGAGTTAAAACCCATGGTCAATGAACAATTGGTGCCTCATTTGACGACAGGGGAAGAGCTCTTTTCAAGAGTCTTGCGCTTCTTTGGGATTGGGGAAAGCCAGCTGGTTACGATTTTAGCAGATATCATTGAAGAGCAGAGTGATCCGACGGTGGCTCCTTATGCCAAGACGGGAGAAGTAACCTTGCGTCTGTCTACAAAGGCGAAGGATCAAGCCTCAGCGGATGCGATGCTCGATGTCTTAGAAAAGGAAATCTTATCACGCCACACCCTGGATCATCAACCCTTGCAAGAGTTGTTTTATGGTTATGGGGATGACAATTCGATGGCCAAGGTTGCCTTTGATCTTTTGAAACAGGCTGGTAAGACCATTACAGCTGCAGAAAGCCTGACGGCCGGCCTTTTCCAAGCGACTTTGGCAGATTTTTCAGGTGCGTCCAGCATCTTCGCGGGTGGTTTTGTCACCTATAGTCTGGAAGAAAAAAGCAAGATGTTGTCTATTCCAGCTCAAGAGTTAGAGAAACATGGAGTGGTGTCTCATTTTACAGCTCAAGCCATGGCTTCACAGGCACGTAAGTTAACAGGATCCGATTATGGTGTTAGCCTAACAGGAGTTGCGGGGCCAGATAGTCTAGAAGGGCACCCAGCAGGGACTGTCTTTATAGGACTTGCGACTCCAAATGGAGTGGATAGTGTCCAAGTCAATATCGCCGGACGTAGCCGAGCGGATGTCCGCGAAATTGCAGTCCTTCATGCCTTTAATTTGGTGCGCCTGGCTGTATTAAATGGTGAAAATTTGGTATAA
- the recA gene encoding recombinase RecA, whose product MAKKQKKLDDISKKFGDEREKALNDALKLIEKDFGKGSIMRLGERAEQKVQVMSSGSLALDIALGAGGYPKGRIIEIYGPESSGKTTVALHAVAQAQKEGGIAAFIDAEHALDPSYAAALGVNIDELLLSQPDSGEQGLEIAGKLIDSGAVDLVVVDSVAALVPRAEIDGDIGDSHVGLQARMMSQAMRKLGASINKTKTIAIFINQLREKVGVMFGNPETTPGGRALKFYASVRLDVRGNTQIKGTGDQKDTNVGKETKIKVVKNKVAPPFKEAMVEIMYGEGISRTGELVKIATDLDIIQKAGAWYSYNGEKIGQGSENAKKFLADHPEIFDEIDHKVRVHFGLIEEDEAVKTLDKTEEAAPVVEEVTLDLDDAIEIED is encoded by the coding sequence ATGGCGAAAAAACAGAAAAAATTAGATGATATCTCTAAGAAATTTGGAGATGAGCGTGAAAAAGCGCTCAATGATGCCCTGAAATTGATCGAAAAAGACTTTGGTAAGGGATCGATCATGCGTTTGGGTGAACGTGCAGAGCAAAAAGTACAAGTCATGAGCTCTGGTTCCTTGGCGCTTGATATTGCCTTGGGTGCTGGTGGTTATCCAAAGGGTCGGATCATCGAAATCTATGGTCCAGAATCATCTGGTAAAACAACCGTTGCCCTCCATGCAGTAGCGCAAGCACAGAAAGAAGGAGGCATTGCTGCCTTTATCGATGCCGAGCATGCCTTGGATCCATCTTATGCAGCAGCTCTTGGGGTCAATATCGACGAACTTCTCTTGTCTCAACCAGACTCAGGGGAACAAGGGCTTGAAATTGCTGGTAAATTGATCGACTCTGGTGCGGTTGATTTGGTGGTTGTTGACTCTGTTGCGGCCTTGGTACCACGTGCGGAAATCGATGGAGATATCGGAGATAGCCACGTTGGTTTGCAAGCTCGGATGATGAGCCAAGCGATGCGTAAGCTTGGAGCTTCTATTAACAAGACCAAGACCATTGCTATCTTTATCAACCAATTGCGTGAAAAAGTTGGGGTCATGTTTGGGAACCCTGAAACCACACCTGGTGGTCGTGCCCTGAAATTCTACGCTTCGGTTCGTTTAGATGTCCGTGGAAACACTCAAATCAAGGGGACTGGGGACCAAAAAGATACCAACGTTGGTAAGGAAACCAAGATCAAGGTTGTGAAGAACAAGGTAGCTCCACCGTTCAAAGAAGCCATGGTCGAAATCATGTACGGGGAAGGAATTTCACGTACAGGTGAATTGGTGAAGATTGCAACAGATTTGGATATCATCCAAAAAGCGGGTGCGTGGTACTCCTATAATGGCGAAAAAATTGGTCAAGGATCTGAAAATGCTAAGAAATTCTTGGCTGACCACCCAGAAATTTTTGACGAAATCGACCACAAGGTTCGGGTTCATTTTGGTTTGATCGAAGAAGACGAAGCAGTGAAAACCCTTGATAAAACTGAAGAAGCAGCTCCTGTCGTAGAAGAAGTAACTCTAGATTTAGATGATGCGATTGAAATTGAAGATTAA
- the spx gene encoding transcriptional regulator Spx — MIKIYTVSSCTSCKKAKTWLNAHQLTYKEQNLGKEGITKEELLDILTKTENGVASIVSSKNRYAKNLGVDIEDLSVNEVIDIIMETPRILKSPILVDDKRLQVGYKEDDIRAFLPRSVRNVENAEARMRAAL, encoded by the coding sequence ATGATTAAAATTTATACAGTGTCAAGTTGCACCAGCTGTAAAAAAGCAAAGACTTGGCTCAACGCTCACCAGCTAACTTATAAAGAACAAAACCTCGGTAAGGAAGGGATCACCAAAGAAGAATTGTTGGATATCCTTACAAAGACTGAAAATGGAGTGGCAAGTATTGTCTCTTCAAAAAATCGATACGCTAAAAATCTAGGAGTGGACATCGAAGACTTGAGTGTCAATGAAGTCATTGACATCATCATGGAAACACCTCGTATTCTTAAAAGTCCGATCTTGGTAGATGACAAACGTCTCCAAGTGGGCTACAAAGAAGATGATATTCGTGCCTTCTTGCCACGATCAGTTAGAAATGTAGAAAATGCAGAAGCGCGGATGCGTGCAGCTCTTTAA
- a CDS encoding SP0191 family lipoprotein, with protein MKRKIFLLGALALCLTGCGQKKQVKTPTSSEQKAIQAKAEQLQKDNKSILQKAEENKVITRTFVFPKDDKGTQQTQIVTYVGNTFKKLETINVTATDEELKKGIQQVGVEEAQKQLRESFNKDDAFKEALTVPGFTADLTLENENEYKVTITYDFEAMDVKKAEGMTYFKNNHLPELLKLTPSQFADNLINAGASEQK; from the coding sequence ATGAAAAGGAAAATCTTCTTATTGGGTGCACTTGCCTTGTGTTTGACTGGATGCGGTCAAAAAAAGCAAGTGAAAACGCCAACCTCAAGTGAGCAAAAAGCAATCCAAGCGAAAGCAGAGCAACTGCAAAAGGATAATAAGAGTATCCTGCAAAAAGCTGAAGAAAATAAGGTCATCACTAGAACCTTTGTCTTTCCAAAAGATGACAAGGGGACACAACAGACGCAAATCGTCACCTATGTGGGGAATACCTTTAAAAAATTGGAGACCATCAATGTGACGGCAACCGATGAGGAGTTGAAAAAAGGGATCCAACAGGTTGGAGTAGAGGAAGCGCAAAAGCAATTGAGAGAATCCTTTAACAAGGATGATGCCTTTAAGGAAGCTTTGACAGTGCCAGGTTTCACAGCTGATTTAACCTTGGAAAATGAGAATGAATACAAGGTGACCATCACCTATGACTTTGAAGCGATGGATGTGAAGAAGGCTGAAGGCATGACTTACTTCAAAAACAATCACTTACCAGAGTTGTTGAAGTTGACACCGAGTCAATTTGCGGACAATCTTATCAATGCTGGAGCAAGTGAGCAAAAATAA
- a CDS encoding IreB family regulatory phosphoprotein — MGFTDETVRFNLDDSNRKEISETLKDVYLSLDEKGYNPINQIVGYVLSGDPAYVPRYNNARNQIRKYERDEIVEELVRYYLKGQGIDL, encoded by the coding sequence GTGGGATTTACAGATGAAACAGTACGTTTTAATCTTGATGATTCAAATCGTAAGGAAATTAGCGAGACCTTGAAAGATGTTTACTTGTCACTGGATGAAAAAGGCTACAATCCAATTAATCAAATCGTAGGATACGTACTCAGTGGTGATCCTGCCTATGTACCTCGTTATAATAATGCACGGAACCAAATTCGTAAATATGAACGAGATGAGATCGTGGAAGAATTGGTACGTTATTATTTGAAAGGGCAAGGAATAGACCTCTAA
- the ruvX gene encoding Holliday junction resolvase RuvX has protein sequence MRIMGLDVGSKTVGVAVSDPLGFTAQGLEIIQIDEDKKEFGLERLAELVAQYKVDRFVVGLPKNMNNTSGPRVEASQAYGAMIAEKFGMPVDYQDERLTTVAAERMLIEQADISRSKRKKVIDKLAAQLILQNYLDRNF, from the coding sequence ATGAGGATTATGGGATTGGATGTTGGCTCAAAGACCGTCGGGGTTGCTGTGAGTGATCCTCTCGGTTTTACAGCTCAGGGTCTTGAAATCATCCAAATCGATGAAGACAAAAAAGAATTCGGTTTGGAGCGCTTGGCCGAATTAGTGGCTCAATATAAGGTGGACCGTTTTGTTGTAGGCTTACCAAAAAACATGAACAACACAAGCGGACCGCGTGTGGAAGCTAGTCAGGCTTATGGCGCAATGATTGCTGAAAAGTTTGGGATGCCAGTCGACTACCAAGACGAACGGTTGACGACAGTTGCTGCAGAGCGGATGTTGATTGAGCAAGCAGATATTAGTCGTAGCAAACGTAAAAAAGTTATTGATAAGTTAGCAGCGCAGCTTATTTTACAAAATTATTTAGATCGCAATTTTTAG
- a CDS encoding DUF1292 domain-containing protein: MAHDHNHDHEERELITLVDEQGNETLFEILLTIDGKEEFGKNYVLLIPANAEEDENGEVEIQAYSFTENEDGTEGDLQPIPEDSDAEWDMIEEVFNSFMEE, translated from the coding sequence ATGGCACATGATCATAACCACGACCATGAAGAACGTGAATTAATCACATTGGTGGATGAACAAGGAAATGAAACCTTGTTTGAAATTCTTTTGACCATCGATGGCAAAGAAGAATTTGGGAAGAACTATGTCCTTTTGATCCCTGCAAATGCAGAAGAAGATGAAAACGGCGAAGTTGAAATCCAAGCTTATTCATTTACAGAAAACGAAGACGGAACAGAAGGCGACCTTCAACCAATCCCAGAAGACTCAGATGCAGAATGGGATATGATCGAAGAAGTCTTCAACAGCTTTATGGAGGAGTAA
- a CDS encoding bifunctional folylpolyglutamate synthase/dihydrofolate synthase, with the protein MNKIEQWMNSRIGLNFRSGLDRMEQAVSLLGRPDKAYPILHVTGTNGKGSTIAFLRQLLMAHGKKVGTFTSPHMISIHDRICIGDQPILDEDFTRIGQEVQQMEQTLLQTQDQLSYFEIICLMALLYFKEQGVDVVLLEVGIGGLLDTTNVVTGEIAVITSVGLDHQETLGGTIAEIAQQKAGIFKKGKKAVVGPLSDEAVAVCQEKAEQLDVDLYAFQNDFGLEQDRFWNENVELVLPSLGLKGDYQRENAAVALEAFFLYMEGLDQEVDMEQVKHALQETRWPGRLELFGDQVYLDGAHNPHAMLRLIEFANSLAGKRVKILFGALKRKDYSGMLQTLQAGLPEAELILTTFHYGEVVAQGDRQDLPYVADYKAYIKEFMDQSRPDEVLFVTGSLYFIAEVRAFLLEG; encoded by the coding sequence GTGAATAAGATTGAGCAATGGATGAATAGTCGGATCGGTCTGAATTTTCGATCGGGACTGGATCGTATGGAGCAGGCAGTGAGCCTTTTAGGGAGGCCGGATAAGGCTTACCCGATCCTTCATGTGACAGGAACCAATGGGAAGGGATCGACGATCGCCTTTCTGCGCCAATTGTTGATGGCTCATGGGAAGAAAGTTGGAACCTTTACTTCTCCTCATATGATCAGTATCCATGATCGGATTTGTATTGGGGATCAGCCAATTTTGGATGAAGATTTTACTCGGATCGGTCAAGAGGTGCAGCAGATGGAGCAGACCCTACTCCAAACTCAGGATCAACTCTCTTATTTTGAGATTATCTGCCTCATGGCCCTCTTGTATTTTAAGGAACAAGGAGTAGACGTGGTCCTGCTGGAAGTTGGTATCGGTGGGCTTCTAGATACGACCAATGTAGTGACAGGAGAGATTGCAGTGATCACTTCGGTTGGCCTGGATCACCAGGAAACACTGGGAGGGACGATTGCGGAAATCGCCCAGCAAAAGGCAGGAATCTTTAAGAAGGGTAAGAAAGCTGTTGTGGGCCCCTTATCTGATGAAGCTGTAGCCGTTTGTCAAGAAAAAGCGGAGCAATTGGATGTGGATCTCTACGCCTTCCAGAACGATTTTGGCTTAGAGCAGGATCGTTTTTGGAATGAAAACGTGGAACTTGTCTTGCCGTCTCTGGGTTTGAAGGGTGATTACCAACGGGAAAATGCTGCAGTAGCTTTGGAGGCCTTTTTCCTCTATATGGAGGGCCTAGATCAAGAAGTGGATATGGAGCAGGTCAAACACGCCTTGCAAGAGACAAGGTGGCCGGGCCGTCTAGAGTTATTTGGCGACCAGGTGTATCTGGATGGCGCTCATAATCCTCATGCTATGTTGCGCTTGATCGAGTTTGCCAATAGCTTAGCAGGAAAGCGCGTGAAGATTTTATTTGGAGCCCTCAAGCGAAAAGATTATAGCGGGATGCTCCAAACGCTTCAAGCGGGATTGCCAGAAGCTGAATTGATTTTGACAACCTTCCATTACGGAGAAGTGGTGGCACAAGGTGACCGACAAGACTTGCCCTATGTAGCTGACTACAAGGCCTATATCAAAGAATTTATGGATCAGAGTCGTCCAGATGAAGTCTTATTTGTGACAGGATCCTTGTATTTTATTGCGGAAGTAAGGGCATTTTTATTAGAGGGGTAA
- a CDS encoding SP_0198 family lipoprotein, whose protein sequence is MKKIMSILTLAVALFLTACSQQEKVTQTSSKQTSASSQTVTSASEEQKEGVSIDGSYRGQDEENTILLVVTGRKGTFTVQDADGEEEAKEVSIDPVNQSMRIGDEPYRYRIEGNQLSLEDLEQAEDDQGIIVLTKQ, encoded by the coding sequence ATGAAAAAAATCATGTCTATACTGACCTTGGCAGTAGCCCTTTTCCTGACTGCTTGTAGCCAGCAAGAAAAAGTGACACAGACTTCGAGCAAACAGACGTCTGCTTCATCACAGACTGTGACGTCAGCGAGTGAAGAACAGAAAGAAGGGGTGTCCATAGATGGCAGTTATCGTGGACAGGACGAGGAAAATACGATCCTCTTGGTGGTGACGGGTCGAAAAGGCACGTTTACGGTGCAAGATGCTGATGGAGAAGAAGAGGCCAAAGAGGTTAGTATTGATCCGGTCAATCAATCCATGCGTATCGGAGATGAGCCTTATCGCTATCGGATCGAAGGAAATCAGTTGTCGCTAGAAGATCTGGAGCAAGCAGAGGATGATCAAGGGATTATTGTCCTGACCAAGCAATAA